A stretch of Microtus pennsylvanicus isolate mMicPen1 chromosome 5, mMicPen1.hap1, whole genome shotgun sequence DNA encodes these proteins:
- the LOC142851137 gene encoding olfactory receptor 9I1-like — protein sequence MANKNLTTVTRFVLMGFIDFPKWEMPLFLVFLMVYLVTILGNLGLIIIIQVDIQLHTPMYFFLSHLSMLDACYTSVITPQILATLAKDKMVISYGQCAAQFFFFTICAATECFLLSVMAYDRCVAISNPLLYTVVMSPRRCWSLVAGAYGGGLFGAILRTTCTFSLFFCENNQINFFFCDLPPLLKLSCSDTTNVEIIIVFFGNFVILVNALVILISYLLIIKAVMKMKSSGGRVKTFSTCVSHLTAVALFFGTLIFMYIRSSSGKSLEEDKIVSVFYTVAIPMLNPLIYSLRNKDVKAAIRKVTGRFQVSQTLYN from the coding sequence ATGGCCAATAAAAACCTCACTACAGTAACCAGGTTTGTTCTCATGGGCTTTATTGACTTTCCCAAGTGGGAAATgcccctttttttggttttcctcaTGGTTTATCTTGTCACCATTTTGGGAAACTTGGGGTTAATCATTATCATACAAGTGGATATACAACTCCATACTCCAATGTATTTCTTTCTGAGCCACCTTTCTATGCTGGATGCCTGCTACACCTCAGTCATCACCCCTCAGATCCTGGCTACACTGGCCAAAGACAAAATGGTCATCTCCTATGGCCAATGTGCTgctcagtttttcttctttaccaTTTGTGCAGCAACAGAATGTTTCCTGCTGTctgtgatggcctatgaccgaTGTGTTGCTATTAGTAACCCACTGCTCTACACTGTTGTCATGAGCCCTAGAAGATGCTGGAGTTTGGTGGCTGGAGCCTATGGTGGTGGGCTGTTTGGGGCCATCTTAAGGACTACATgtaccttttctctcttcttctgtgaaaataatcaaataaatttcttcttttgtgaCCTTCCACCTCTGCTGAAGCTCTCCTGCAGTGACACAACGAATGTTGAGatcattattgttttctttgggaaCTTTGTCATTTTGGTGAATGCCTTGGTCATACTGATTTCCTACTTGCTCATCATCAAGGCTGTCATGAAGATGAAATCTTCAGGTGGCAGAGTCAAGACTTTCTCAACATGTGTCTCCCACCTCACCGCTGTAGCTCTTTTCTTTGGGACCCTCATCTTCATGTATATACGGAGCAGCTCAGGAAAATCCCTGGAGGAAGACAAGATAGTGTCTGTCTTCTACACTGTGGCCATCCCCATGTTGAACCCTCTTATCTATAGCCTAAGGAACAAAGATGTGAAGGCTGCCATCAGAAAGGTCACTGGTAGATTCCAGGTTTCTCAAACCTTGTACAATTGA
- the LOC142851138 gene encoding olfactory receptor 9I1-like: protein MTNSNYTTVTEFILVGFTDYPEWEIPLFLMFLCFYFVTILGNLGMVILILVDIQLHTPMYFFLCHLSVMDACYTSVITPQILATLATGKTVITYHHCAAQFFFFTFCASTECFLLAVMAYDRYVAISNPLLYTVAMSPRKCWSLVVGAYVCGLSGSIQRTTCTFSLSFCKDNRINFFFCDLPPLLKLSCSDTTNAEIIIVLFGNFVILVNALIILISYLLIIKTVIRMKSSGGRGKTFSTCVSHLTAVVLFFGTLTFMYIRSGLGKSLEEDKVVSVFYTVVIPMLNPLIYSLRNKDVKIAFRRVTNRRQMS, encoded by the coding sequence ATGACCAATAGTAATTATACCACAGTAACTGAATTCATTCTTGTAGGTTTTACTGACTACCCAGAGTGGGAAATTCCTCTCTTCCTaatgtttctgtgtttctattttgtaaccATCCTCGGGAATTTGGGTATGGTCATTCTTATTCTGGTGGACATCCAACTTCACACCCCAATGTATTTCTTCCTGTGCCATCTCTCTGTAATGGATGCCTGCTACACCTCGGTTATCACCCCTCAAATTCTGGCCACATTGGCCACAGGCAAAACCGTAATTACCTATCACCACTGTGCTGCTCAGTTCTTCTTCTTCACCTTCTGTGCAAGCACAGAGTGTTTCCTCTTGGCAGTgatggcctatgatcgctatgTTGCCATTAGCAATCCTCTGCTCTACACTGTGGCCATGAGTCCGAGAAAATGCTGGAGTTTGGTAGTGGGAGCCTATGTGTGTGGATTGTCTGGTTCCATTCAGAGGACCACATGTACCTTCTCCCTCTCATTCTGTAAAGACAATAGGataaatttcttcttttgtgaCCTCCCACCTCTACTGAAGCTATCCTGCAGTGATACAACAAATGCTGAGATTATCATTGTGTTATTTGGGAACTTTGTCATCTTGGTGAATGCCTTGATCATACTCATTTCCTACCTGCTCATCATCAAGACtgtcatcaggatgaagtcttcAGGTGGCAGAGGTAAAACATTCTCCACATGTGTCTCACACCTCACTGCTGTGGTTCTTTTCTTTGGGACCCTCACCTTCATGTATATAAGAAGTGGCTTAGGAAAATCCCTAGAGGAAGACAAAGTCGTATCAGTCTTCTACACCGTGGTCATCCCCATGCTTAACCCACTGATCTACAGTCTGAGAAATAAAGATGTTAAGATTGCCTTCAGAAGGGTCACTAATAGACGACAGATGTCCTAG
- the LOC142851399 gene encoding olfactory receptor 9I1-like, whose product MADNGTRVTEFILMGFQLQAELQLGLFFMFLAFYLITTGGNLGMIMLIQSDPRLQTPMYFFLSHLSFLDICYSSVIVPQLLETLRTHKMVITYERCATQFFFFTWYASTECFLLAVMAYDRYVAVCSPLLYAMAMTPQTRLGLVAAAYSGAMVNTVVRTGCTFSISFCKSNQIDFFFCDLPPLLKLACSETKSREQVIFLLAFLVITTSISVILISYLFIIWAILKIRTAEAKAKTFSTCASHMTAVALFFGTLIFMYLKGNMGKSLWEDKIVSVFYTVVIPMLNPMIYSLRNKEVKEALKKAFKRMKVSQGE is encoded by the coding sequence ATGGCAGACAATGGCACCAGGGTGACAGAATTTATTCTGATGGGGTTCCAGCTGCAGGCAGAGTTGCAGCTAGGTCTCTTCTTCATGTTTCTGGCTTTTTATCTCATCACCACGGGAGGAAACCTGGGTATGATCATGCTAATTCAGAGTGACCCTCGGCTCCAaacacccatgtacttcttcctcagccaTCTGTCCTTCCTGGATATTTGCTACTCATCTGTTATCGTGCCTCAGCTGCTGGAGACCTTGAGAACTCATAAGATGGTCATTACTTATGAGCGCTGTGCCACTCAGTTCTTCTTCTTCACCTGGTATGCTAGTACTGAGTGCTTCCTTTTGGCtgtcatggcctatgaccgctatgtggctgTCTGTTCTCCTCTCCTCTATGCCATGGCCATGACACCACAGACTCGCCTGGGGCTGGTTGCTGCAGCATACTCTGGCGCAATGGTAAATACTGTTGTCCGAACTGGGTGTaccttttccatttccttttgtaAATCTAACCAGattgatttcttcttttgtgaCCTCCCACCCCTGCTAAAGCTTGCCTGTAGTGAGACCAAGTCACGAGAGCAGGTAATCTTTCTTTTGGCTTTCTTGGTCATCACAACTAGTATTTCAGTGATTCTTATATCCTACCTATTCATCATTTGGGCTATTCTGAAGATTCGTACAGCAGAGGCCAAAGCCAAGACCTTCTCCACTTGTGCATCTCACATGACTGCAGTGGCCCTATTTTTTGGAACACTTATATTTATGTACTTGAAAGGTAACATGGGAAAATCACTCTGGGAAGACAAGATTGTGTCTGTATTCTATACTGTGGTGATCCCTATGCTGAACCCTATGATCTATAGCCTGAGGAACAAGGAAGTGAAGGAGGCTCTGAAGAAAGCTTTCAAAAGAATGAAGGTTTCCCAAGGTGAGTAA
- the LOC142851139 gene encoding olfactory receptor 9Q1-like, whose translation MAKVNLTLVTEFLLIAFTEHPERGLPLFHLFLFIYLFTLLGNSGMIILIRMDRQLHTPMYFLLSHLSFMDICYSSVTVPQTMAVLLEHGAAISYGRCEAQFFLFTFFGSIDCYLLALMAYDRYVAVCQPLLYATIMTQKALLNFVAGAYVAGLLSALVRTISAFSLSFCGNNEIDFIFCDLPPLLKLTCGESYTQELVIIVFAIFVIPACMVVIVVSYLFIIVAILRIPSAGSRAKTFSTCASHLTAVLIFFGTLIFMYLRDNSGQASEKDRVVSVFYTTVIPMLNPLIYSLRNKEVKEALKKVLNRVKTS comes from the coding sequence ATGGCCAAGGTGAACCTTACTTTGGTGACAGAATTTCTCCTCATAGCTTTCACTGAACACCCAGAACGGGGGCTCCCTCTGTTCCACCTGTTCTTATTTATCTATCTCTTCACTTTGCTGGGGAACTCAGGCATGATTATTCTGATCCGCATGGATCGCCAGCTCCACACCCCGATGTACTTTCTTCTAAGCCACCTCTCTTTCATGGACATCTGCTACTCCTCTGTCACTGTTCCTCAGACGATGGCTGTGTTGTTGGAGCACGGGGCAGCCATATCCTACGGACGCTGCGAGGCTCAGTTTTTCCTGTTTACTTTCTTTGGCTCCATCGATTGCTACCTCTTGGCTctcatggcctatgaccgctatgtggctgTATGCCAGCCTCTACTTTATGCCACCATCATGACACAGAAAGCCCTTCTAAATTTCGTGGCTGGGGCTTATGTTGCTGGCCTCCTCAGTGCCTTGGTGCGGACAATCTCAGCATTCTCCCTCTCATTTTGTGGAAACAATGAAATCGACTTCATTTTCTGTGACCTTCCTCCCCTGTTAAAGCTGACCTGTGGAGAGAGCTACACGCAAGAATTAGTAATCATTGTGTTTGCCATTTTTGTTATCCCTGCTTGTATGGTGGTAATTGTGGTTTCCTACCTGTTTATCATAGTGGCCATTCTGAGGATCCCTTCAGCAGGAAGTAGGGCTAAGACCTTCTCAACATGTGCTTCCCACCTGACTGCAGTGTTGATCTTCTTCGGCACCCTCATCTTCATGTACCTCAGAGATAACTCTGGCCAGGCTTCAGAAAAGGACCGGGTAGTGTCTGTATTCTACACAACAGTAATTCCCATGTTGAATCCCCTCATCTACAGCTTGAGaaacaaggaagtgaaggaagcaCTAAAGAAAGTTCTCAATAGAGTCAAGACTTCCTAA